In the genome of Cutibacterium equinum, one region contains:
- a CDS encoding TetR/AcrR family transcriptional regulator, translated as MISKRPGRKPAFTRRQAIDAALAEGIETFTLRAVADRLGVKATALYREFSSRQELQWAALAEIVVDIEPDPDVTSWQDALRQVVDRQWELFEGYPEAPRVIITQPEAFGAAMPFITTIVHTLADLGIPGGVEGAAFALDFVGDTVLETFVSIQPYLTADEGGRTGIERIGEMTDGQPDVFGVQSMGARGNLDLKIEFIIAGMEHGLFPGSTPQK; from the coding sequence GTGATCAGTAAACGGCCAGGTCGCAAGCCTGCGTTCACGCGACGTCAGGCGATTGACGCGGCCCTGGCCGAGGGCATCGAGACCTTCACCCTGAGGGCTGTCGCTGATCGTCTCGGGGTGAAGGCCACCGCTTTGTACCGGGAGTTCAGTTCTCGTCAGGAATTGCAATGGGCTGCACTCGCGGAAATCGTGGTGGACATCGAACCCGATCCCGATGTCACTAGTTGGCAGGACGCGCTGCGCCAGGTCGTCGACCGCCAGTGGGAGTTGTTCGAGGGTTATCCAGAGGCCCCTCGGGTGATTATCACTCAGCCAGAGGCCTTTGGGGCAGCCATGCCTTTCATCACGACGATTGTGCACACACTGGCGGACCTCGGCATTCCCGGAGGAGTCGAGGGAGCTGCTTTCGCGCTCGACTTCGTCGGGGACACCGTCTTGGAGACGTTTGTGTCGATCCAGCCCTATCTGACTGCTGATGAAGGAGGACGGACCGGCATCGAGAGGATCGGGGAGATGACGGACGGTCAGCCGGATGTTTTCGGGGTGCAGTCGATGGGAGCGCGGGGAAACTTGGACCTCAAGATTGAGTTCATCATTGCGGGGATGGAGCACGGGCTGTTTCCCGGGTCTACCCCGCAGAAGTGA
- a CDS encoding ABC transporter ATP-binding protein, whose translation MTTTNHSRLSWAGDILLLETFRPLLTKQGADAFHRSLWLAGLQGVLEGFGLFAVIPTITAFVSGQPSMGLTWQGWVWVLAALAIVGAVVVYFQSTVGYLAAMDVIQKLGVRIGDQVASLPLGWFRSGFPARLSRLLTQGIMHLGEGLAHFTAPLVRGAATTVVMMVLSWFWSWQLGLSLLISIPVMYLILVAARALWLRGESVSQPTEQELAARIVEFCETQPVLRAAGRAGDYEPLRDARRANERSARKKLGLGVAANFLSGLGAQSIAVVLIVLAARMGNAGTLAPVATVAFVGVALRYAKVLEDVVAAALAVETSRKPVGEVDEILSAQVLPEPAHPGELSAPGEVSFEDVSFGYHKDHPVIHDVTFTAPAGGLTAIVGPSGAGKTTLFRLAARFWDVGSGTVRVGGLDVRDQTTEQLMSQLAMVFQDVYLYDSTLAQNIRIGNPDASDEQVRQAAALAGVDEIAARLPGGWDASVGEGGRRLSGGERQRVSVARALLKRAPILLFDEATSALDPENEAHVEAALAQLRKSSTILVIAHKLDTIRSADRIVVIDNTGRVCQVGTHDDLIASGGVYADLWHARERAEGWSLVGRE comes from the coding sequence ATGACCACGACGAATCATTCGCGCCTGTCTTGGGCGGGCGACATTCTTCTCCTCGAGACTTTCCGCCCCCTTCTCACCAAACAAGGGGCTGACGCATTCCATCGCTCCTTGTGGCTGGCAGGCCTTCAGGGAGTCCTTGAGGGGTTCGGCCTGTTCGCTGTCATCCCGACGATCACGGCATTCGTGTCAGGGCAACCGTCCATGGGTCTGACCTGGCAGGGCTGGGTGTGGGTGCTTGCCGCGCTGGCCATCGTCGGGGCTGTCGTGGTGTATTTCCAGTCGACGGTGGGCTATCTGGCTGCGATGGACGTCATCCAGAAGCTCGGCGTGCGCATTGGCGACCAGGTGGCGAGCCTGCCACTGGGATGGTTCCGGTCGGGTTTCCCCGCGCGGCTGTCCCGTCTTCTCACGCAAGGAATCATGCACCTGGGTGAGGGGTTGGCACATTTCACCGCTCCACTGGTGCGTGGTGCCGCGACGACCGTCGTCATGATGGTGCTCTCGTGGTTCTGGTCGTGGCAGTTGGGGTTGTCCCTGCTCATTTCGATACCTGTGATGTATCTGATCCTGGTCGCGGCGAGGGCTTTGTGGCTGCGCGGCGAATCGGTCTCCCAGCCAACCGAGCAAGAACTGGCGGCGCGCATTGTCGAGTTCTGCGAGACCCAGCCGGTGCTGAGGGCTGCTGGGCGTGCCGGGGACTACGAGCCACTTCGGGATGCTCGGCGGGCCAATGAGCGCTCTGCTCGCAAGAAATTGGGTCTCGGAGTGGCGGCGAACTTCCTGTCGGGCCTGGGTGCCCAGTCGATTGCGGTTGTTCTCATCGTGCTGGCTGCTCGCATGGGCAACGCTGGCACTCTCGCCCCGGTTGCGACGGTGGCTTTCGTCGGCGTTGCGCTGCGGTATGCCAAGGTGTTGGAGGACGTCGTCGCGGCAGCACTGGCGGTCGAGACATCGCGCAAGCCGGTGGGCGAGGTTGACGAGATCCTCTCGGCACAGGTGCTTCCCGAGCCTGCGCACCCGGGCGAGCTCTCCGCTCCCGGCGAAGTGTCCTTCGAGGACGTGTCCTTCGGCTACCACAAGGATCACCCCGTCATCCACGACGTCACCTTCACTGCTCCCGCCGGTGGTCTGACGGCCATCGTCGGTCCTTCGGGGGCTGGTAAGACGACTCTGTTCCGGCTTGCCGCGAGGTTCTGGGATGTCGGTTCGGGGACGGTGCGTGTGGGCGGACTGGACGTGCGTGACCAGACGACCGAGCAGCTCATGAGTCAGCTCGCAATGGTGTTCCAGGACGTCTACCTCTACGACTCCACGTTGGCTCAGAACATTCGTATTGGTAACCCGGACGCCTCCGACGAGCAGGTACGTCAGGCAGCGGCTCTTGCCGGGGTGGACGAGATCGCAGCTCGTCTTCCGGGCGGATGGGACGCCAGCGTCGGTGAGGGTGGTCGACGTCTGTCGGGCGGTGAACGGCAACGGGTGTCGGTGGCTCGCGCCTTGCTGAAACGTGCGCCGATCCTGCTGTTTGACGAGGCCACTTCTGCGCTTGATCCTGAGAACGAGGCTCACGTCGAGGCCGCCCTGGCCCAGCTGCGCAAGTCCTCGACGATCCTCGTGATCGCCCACAAGCTCGACACCATCCGTTCGGCGGATCGCATCGTCGTCATCGACAACACCGGTAGGGTTTGCCAGGTGGGAACCCATGACGACCTCATTGCCAGCGGCGGTGTCTACGCTGATCTGTGGCATGCCCGAGAGCGGGCCGAGGGGTGGTCGCTCGTGGGCCGTGAGTGA